The Sphingomonas sp. G-3-2-10 DNA window CGCGCCTCGCCATTGGCCTGCCAGTCGAGCCGGTCATCCTCGACGATCGGGATCCGGCTGATGATCGCGACGCCGTGATGCATCTTCTGGCCGTGGATGATCACATGATCATAGCCGAGCTTGCGGAACGGCGCGGCGGGGAAATCGCCGTCGATCACCTTGGTTTCCTGAAGGCAGAGAATGTCGGGCGCTTCCTCGCGGAGGAATTGCTGAACGATGTCGATCCGGAAGCGGACCGAATTGATGTTCCAGGAAGCGATTGTCGTCGTCATCGCTGCGCATGTAGCGCGTTTACGGCGCGGTTCCAGCCCAGCGGCTACGGTGCGAGCCGGTCGAAAAAGGAAAGGCCCCCGCTCCGGGGGCATTGGAGCGAGGGCCGACCTGGCGTTCGTCACGCAGGCGGGAGGTGAGATCCCAGGCAACAGGGGGAAAATCCCGGGTACGCCTCACTTCCGCAACAACCGTTCTAGTGTCGGCTTCCTGCACGCTACATGAACGAAATTCAGGGACGGTTGGCGCCACTCCTCCGCGGGTCGTTCCAACGGAACGCTCCGTCGGCGATCGCCGCGTTGAACTTCTGGTTCGACAGCCGGATCGTGGTGCGATTGTTCTGCGAATCGAGCGCGACCCAGCCCTGAAGCATCAGCCCGCCCGGCGCGGATTCGGAGCGCTGGAAGATCAAGGTAATCCGGCCATATTCGGGATGCGCCTTGTCATGCACCTCGACCGAGACGACGCGCGAATCGCCGGTCGGCACCAGCTTCGCGAATTTGGTGATGTCGCGCTTCGGGTTGAGCAGCACCGCGAGCGGCGAGTTGCCAATCGGCCAGCGTTGGACCTGGCGCACCTGATAATCGATGAAGAACAGCGAGCTGCCGTCCGCGACGATCAGCTGGGGTACGCCCTTCTGATACTGGAAGCGGATCTTGCCCGGACGCTTGAGCGTCATCGTGCCGGTGAGGACGCGACGGTTGCGGTCTTCCTGGCTGAAGCTGGCGGTCATGCTGCTGACCGACTGAAGATGGCCCTGCACCTTCACCAGATCATTCTCGGGCGCTGCGGCGACCAGCAGCGGCGTCGCCACGGCGAGGGTCAGTAGGGTCGGCAGTCGAAACACGTAATTCTCCGAATCTGTCTTGGCCGGCGGCCCTAAAGCCCGCGGCTTGAATGCCCCGTGAACCCGCGAGCGGGTCGTTTCGATCCCGTCTAGAGCGGCCGGCCGTCGGTATCCATCAGCACTTCGCGGCGGCCGACATGGTCGGGACGCGAAACGAGGCCATCCTTCTCCATTCGCTCGATCAGGCGCGCGGCAGTGTTGTAGCCGACGCGGAGCTGGCGCTGGAGCCACGAGGTGGACGCCTTCTGACTCTCCGCGACGAGCTGGGTCGCGCGGCGATAGGTCTGTTCCTCGGGGCTGTCGTCGCCCTCCGGGCTGCCCTCGAGCGCGAACCCGCCATCCTCGGGTTCCTCGGTGACGGCGGTGATGTAATCGGGCTCGCCCTGGCCGCGCCAGAAGTCCGACACCGCCTGCACTTCGTCATCGCTGACGAAGGGGCCGTGGACGCGGGTGAGCTGCTTGCCGCCGGGCATGTAGAGCATGTCGCCCTTGCCCAGCAGCTGTTCGGCGCCCTGTTCGCCCAGAATCGTGCGCGAATCGATCTTCGAGGTGACGTGGAAGCTGATCCGGGTCGGCAGATTGGCCTTGATCACCCCGGTGATGACGTCGACCGAGGGGCGTTGCGTCGCCATGATCAGGTGGATGCCCGCCGCGCGCGCCTTTTGCGCAAGGCGCTGGATCAGGAATTCGACTTCCTTGCCCGCGGTCATCATCAGATCGGCGAGCTCGTCGACGATGATCACGATCTGCGGCAGCGGCGAGAGGTCGAGCGTCTCTTCCTCATGGATCGGGCGGCCATTCTCGTCATAGCCGACCTGCACCTTGCGGCCGAGCTTCTGGCCCTTTGCCTTGGCCTGGCGCACCTTGTCGTTGAAGCTGGCGAGGCTGCGGACGTTGACCGAAGCCATCATCCGGTAGCGGTCCTCCATCTGCTCGACCGCCCATTTGAGCGCGCGGACGGCCTTGGGCGGCTCGGTCACCACTTCGGCGAGCAGGTGCGGGATGCCCTTGTACATGCTCAGTTCGAGCATCTTGGGATCGATCATGATCATGCGGCACTGATCCGGGGTGAGCCGGTAGAGCAGCGACAGGATCATGCAGTTGAGCCCGACCGACTTGCCCGAACCGGTGGTGCCGGCGACGAGCAAATGCGGCATCGGCGCGAGATCGGCGATGATCGGCTCGCCAGCGATATTCTTGCCCAGCACCAGCGGGAGCGACGCACCCTGATCCTCGAACGTCTCGCTGCCGATCAGTTCGTGGAGGTTCACCCCCTCGCGCTTCGCGTTCGGCAGTTCGATGCCGATAACGCTGCGGCCGGGGATGGTCGCGACGCGGGCGGAGATGGCGGACATGTTGCGCGCGATATCGTCGGCGAGCTGGATCACGCGGCTGGCCTTGATGCCGCTCGCAGGTTCCAGTTCGTACATGGTGACGACCGGGCCGGGGCGGACCTCGACGATCTGGCCCTTCACGTTGAAATCGTCGAGCACGCTTTCGAGCAGGCGGGCGTTGCGCTCGAGCGCCGCCTTGTCGATCGCGGCGTTGCTGTTGGGCGGCGCGGCCTTGAGCAGATCGAGCGGCGGCAGCTTGTAGCTGTCCTTGAAATCGAGGCTGGTCTGGCTCGGCGGCTTGCTGCGCGCCGGGCTGGGCGAGATCTGGCGATCGGCGATAACCGGGCCGGGACGCGCATCGGGCATCGCCACCTTGCGCGGCTGCGGCTTGGGCGAATCGTCGGCGCGGGCCGGCTCGTCATAATCGCGTTCGCGCTCCGCCGTCTTGGGCTTGAACGGGATTTGCGGGATGGCCCAATTGCGTTCGGGCAAGGTGAAGTCGAGCGCGCGCGCCCAGATCCACAGGCCGGCAAAACCCAGCACCAGCGCTATGCCGCGGCCGATCCACAACGCCACGCCGGCATCCGCGATATATTCGAGGCCCGAGCTCAGCGTCTTGGCGATCATCATGCCGGCAAGACCGGCGCGGCCCGCCGGCAGGGTCGAATCGACCGGCACGAACGCCAGTGACGCGCCGAACAGCACGGCGCCGAACGTGCCCCAGCGCAGCATCGTGCCGAACCCGGTGAGCGGGCGATCCTGCCACAGTCGATTCGCCGCGATCAGCCCAACCGGCATCAACAGCCACACCGGCGCGCCGAGCAACGAGAAGAGGATGTCCGACACCCACGCGCCCAGTCCGCCGACCATGTTGCGGGCGGGGCCGGCGGCCGCAGTGTTCAGCGAAGGATCCTGCGCGTGATAGCTGATCAGCGCGAGGCTGAGCAGCAGCACGCCGAGAAAGAGCGCAACGCCCCCGATCAGTGCGCCGCTACGGCGCGCGCCAGCCTTCATCGTGTCGCGCCATTGCGGCGCCTTTGCGCGGGACGCCATCGTCCAGCCTCCGGAATTTGCAGGGGGTGCGCGGGAATCATCGCGTCTCGCGAGTCCCGCGTCAAGGGTTGGAGGGTGTGGGCTGGTGCGGTCCGCAGCGAACCGCTACGGGCAACGCATGGACCGCGCGGACCTTATCATCCTCGGCGGCGGGCTGGTCGGCAGCGCGCTCGCGACGGCGCTCGATGCGCATGGCCTCTCGTCGATCGTGATCGACACCGCAGATCCCGAAAAGATTCTCGCCGCCTCCTTCGACGGCCGGGCCTCTGCGATCGCCAGCGCGCCCCATCGCATGTTCGAAGCGATCGGCGTTTCGCAACGGTTGGCAGGGCTGGGCTGCCCGATCCAGGGCATCCGCGTGTCGGACGGGCTGGCGCCGGGCAAGCTCGACTTCGCACCGGCCGATGACGACGGCGCGCTGGGTTATATGTTCGAGAATCGCGAACTGCGCCGCGCGCTGCTCGAAGCTGCGCAGGCCGCGCCGCTGGCAGACGTGCGGATGAAAACGCGCGCGGTTTCGGTCGAACGCGGGCCGCATGGCGTCACGGCGCTGCTCGATTCGGGCGCGACGGTACGCGGCGAACTGCTGATCGCCGCGGAGGGCCGCAATTCGCCGACTCGCGAGGCCGCCGGGCTTAAGGTCGCGCGGTGGAGCTACGATCATGTCGCGATGGTGATCTCGCTTCATCACGAGCGTCCCCACGAGAACATCGCCTACGAAATTTTCTATCCCGAAGGGCCGTTCGCGATCCTGCCGCTGGTCGATGACGAACATGGTCACCGGTCGGCGATCGTGTGGACGGTGAAGACCGAACATGCGCCCGCGATGATGGCGCTGTCCGACCGCGCCTATCTGCACGAAGCGGAAAAGCGGATGGGCGGGTTCCTGGGCAAGCTCGATCGGCTGACCGCCCGGTTCAGCCATCCGCTTGGATTCCATCACGCCGCGTGGATCACGAGCGACCGGCTGGCGCTGGTCGGCGACGCGGCGCACGGCATCCATCCGATCGCGGGACAGGGCGTCAATGTCGGCTTCCGCGACGTGGCGACGCTGGTCGAAGTGCTGGTCGAGGGCAAACGCGTCGGCCTCGACATGGGCGATCCCCAATTGCTGGCGCGCTACCAGCGCTGGCGCGGGCTCGACACCTTCATGGTCGCCGCCGCGACCGATGGCCTGACCCGCCTGTTCGGCATGCCGGGCAAGACCGTGTCGGCGGCGCGCCGCTTCGGCCTGTCGGCAGTCGATCGCCTGCCTCCGCTCAAGCGCGCCTTCATGAGCGAAGCGCGCGGCGAAAGCGGGGATGTGCCCAAGCTGCTGCAGGGGTTGATGGTCTAGGGCCTGCGGTTCAGGCGGACGCCCCGGCAAAGAACATCAGATGCACCAGCCGGCCATTTTCGGGCCGGTCACCGAACCCCGGCGCGCTGTTGTGGAACATCCACGGACTGAACAGGATCAGCCGGTTGAAGCGCATCGGCACGGTCATCGTCCGTTCCCAGCGCGCAGGCTTCAGCGTGTCGCGATTGACGACGTCCTCGATCAGCGTGTTGACGTCCGAATAGCCGCTTTTCGCCAGCTCGAGCGGAGTCAGCGGCACGCGATCCAGCCCGGTCGGCTTGTGACGGAAGAATTCGGTACCGCCCCGGCAATGCTCGGGCAGGCTGAGATAGAGGATGCCGGAATAATAGCAGGGATCGATATGGACCCCGCTGATGCCCTTGTCGCCCTTCAGCGTCAGGCGGCAATGCTGGTGCGTCGTCCCGGCGGCGGGCTGAAGCTTCACCCCGGCACGCGCGCCCGCTTCGGCATCGAGGCCGTTCACAGGCAGCGGCCGGGTGGATAACAGACCCGGATAATTGCCCTGTTTGAACTGCGGATCGTAATCGAGCGCCAGCGCATGGGCGCGAAAGCCGTGCGGGTCGGTCAGGAAATCGTCGACGATGATCAGCGAAGGGAGCATGGCGGCAAGGATTGGCAGTTTTGGCCGCGGCTTGGAATAGCGCGGCGCAACGGAGGACCGAATGAGCGGCGGCGACGATTCCTATGTCTATGACGAAGCGACCGGCGAATGGATCAGCGCCGAAGATGCAGCCGCCAGCGCGCCTGCGGTGGAAGTCCGCGATTCGGTGGGCAATTTGCTGGCCGATGGCGATCAGGTGACGCTGATCAAGGATCTGAAGGTGAAAGGCGCGGGACAGACGCTGAAGCGCGGCACGCTGATCAAGTCGATCCGGCTGACCGGCGACGAGCAGGAGATCGATTGCCGCTACGAAGGGATCAAGGGGCTGGTGCTGCGCGCCGAATTCGTCCGCAAACGCTGAACCCTCGACGGAGCGCCACCGTCTGCGGCATAGGTGCGGTAACCGGTGGACAGGAGAGACATATGAAGCGCTTCATCATCGTTGCCGGACTGGCGGTCGCGGCGTGCAACGGTCCGGAAACGGCAAACGAAGCCGCTGCGGACAATGGCGTGCTGGCGGCGGGGCCGATCACCAACATCGATGCCGTTGCCGCGGTCAACCTGCCCGCGGGCCTCGCGCCGGTGATCGAAGCTGCGGTGCCCGGCATGAAGGTGAACGAAGCCGAGCGTAAGGAACGTGAGGGCCGGGTCTATTATGACGTCGAGGGCACGAAACCCGACGGCAGCGAGATCGAAATCGACATTATCGAGGAGAAGGGCGCGTTCCGCGTCGTCGAGATCCAGCGCGATATCGCGTGGAAGGACGCGCCGCTGATCGCGCAGGCCGCGGCAAAGGCCAAGACCGGTGTTTTCGCTCCGGCGCGCGTGATCGAAAGCACCCAGACCGACGGCAGCGTGATCTACGAGCTGTTCAAGCCCGGCGAGCCGAAGGAACCGGCGATGGAAGTGCGGGTGAAGGACGGCAAGGCCGAGGTGCTGACCGAGCGCTGGGCGCACTGAGGCGATAGCAATGCCCCGATCGATCCGCGGCGCCGTCCATCATATCGACCTCAACGTCACCGATCTGGAAGCGTCGCGGCGAGTCTATGGGCCGGTGCTCGAATTCCTCGGCTATGAGCAGGTCAAGGATAGCGACGGATACGAATGGGACTTGAAGGAGCCCGGCGACGGTCGCGGCGCGTCGATCGGATTGCGCGCCTGCGATCCGGCCGAAGCCGGGCATCGCCATCGCCGCTATGCACCGGGCCTGCATCATCTGGCCTGGCGCGCCGAGAGCCGCGAGGATGTCGACCGGCTCCACGCGCTGCTGATCCGACATGGAATCCCGGTGCTCGATCCGCCGGCGCATTATCCGCAATATTCGGGCGACTATTATGCGGTGTTCTTCGAGGATCCCGACGGGATGAAGCTCGAACTGGTCCACGCGCCGGGCTGGATCTGAACGCAAAGCGACGGGCCCGGAGCGATCCGGGGGTACGGGCCTACAATGCGTATCGAAGCTTAGAAGCGGAACGCCGTGCCGACATAGACCGCCTGGCTGTCACGGCGGTTGTCGGTCAGGCTCGGGTCGATCCGCTCACGCTCGCTCTTGTAGCGGACGCCTGCGGTGACATCGAGGTTGCGAGTCAGCGAATAGCTGCCGCCCACGTCGATCGAATAGCTGGGCTTGTCGCCGATCAGCGCCGGCGTGTTGGTCAGCGGACGATCGGCGATCGCCGAGACGCGGCCGCTGGCCTTCTTGCCCGAATAGCTGAGGTTCAGATCGGTGGTTTCGCGGCCGCCGGGCTGAGACACCAGATCGACGCGAGTCACATCGCCCGAAACGGCGAAGCGCTTCCAGCCGACCGACACGCCCAGATTATAGGCGATCGGCGCGACGTTGACCGT harbors:
- a CDS encoding outer membrane lipoprotein carrier protein LolA → MFRLPTLLTLAVATPLLVAAAPENDLVKVQGHLQSVSSMTASFSQEDRNRRVLTGTMTLKRPGKIRFQYQKGVPQLIVADGSSLFFIDYQVRQVQRWPIGNSPLAVLLNPKRDITKFAKLVPTGDSRVVSVEVHDKAHPEYGRITLIFQRSESAPGGLMLQGWVALDSQNNRTTIRLSNQKFNAAIADGAFRWNDPRRSGANRP
- a CDS encoding DNA translocase FtsK — its product is MASRAKAPQWRDTMKAGARRSGALIGGVALFLGVLLLSLALISYHAQDPSLNTAAAGPARNMVGGLGAWVSDILFSLLGAPVWLLMPVGLIAANRLWQDRPLTGFGTMLRWGTFGAVLFGASLAFVPVDSTLPAGRAGLAGMMIAKTLSSGLEYIADAGVALWIGRGIALVLGFAGLWIWARALDFTLPERNWAIPQIPFKPKTAERERDYDEPARADDSPKPQPRKVAMPDARPGPVIADRQISPSPARSKPPSQTSLDFKDSYKLPPLDLLKAAPPNSNAAIDKAALERNARLLESVLDDFNVKGQIVEVRPGPVVTMYELEPASGIKASRVIQLADDIARNMSAISARVATIPGRSVIGIELPNAKREGVNLHELIGSETFEDQGASLPLVLGKNIAGEPIIADLAPMPHLLVAGTTGSGKSVGLNCMILSLLYRLTPDQCRMIMIDPKMLELSMYKGIPHLLAEVVTEPPKAVRALKWAVEQMEDRYRMMASVNVRSLASFNDKVRQAKAKGQKLGRKVQVGYDENGRPIHEEETLDLSPLPQIVIIVDELADLMMTAGKEVEFLIQRLAQKARAAGIHLIMATQRPSVDVITGVIKANLPTRISFHVTSKIDSRTILGEQGAEQLLGKGDMLYMPGGKQLTRVHGPFVSDDEVQAVSDFWRGQGEPDYITAVTEEPEDGGFALEGSPEGDDSPEEQTYRRATQLVAESQKASTSWLQRQLRVGYNTAARLIERMEKDGLVSRPDHVGRREVLMDTDGRPL
- a CDS encoding UbiH/UbiF/VisC/COQ6 family ubiquinone biosynthesis hydroxylase: MDRADLIILGGGLVGSALATALDAHGLSSIVIDTADPEKILAASFDGRASAIASAPHRMFEAIGVSQRLAGLGCPIQGIRVSDGLAPGKLDFAPADDDGALGYMFENRELRRALLEAAQAAPLADVRMKTRAVSVERGPHGVTALLDSGATVRGELLIAAEGRNSPTREAAGLKVARWSYDHVAMVISLHHERPHENIAYEIFYPEGPFAILPLVDDEHGHRSAIVWTVKTEHAPAMMALSDRAYLHEAEKRMGGFLGKLDRLTARFSHPLGFHHAAWITSDRLALVGDAAHGIHPIAGQGVNVGFRDVATLVEVLVEGKRVGLDMGDPQLLARYQRWRGLDTFMVAAATDGLTRLFGMPGKTVSAARRFGLSAVDRLPPLKRAFMSEARGESGDVPKLLQGLMV
- a CDS encoding DUF6445 family protein, which gives rise to MLPSLIIVDDFLTDPHGFRAHALALDYDPQFKQGNYPGLLSTRPLPVNGLDAEAGARAGVKLQPAAGTTHQHCRLTLKGDKGISGVHIDPCYYSGILYLSLPEHCRGGTEFFRHKPTGLDRVPLTPLELAKSGYSDVNTLIEDVVNRDTLKPARWERTMTVPMRFNRLILFSPWMFHNSAPGFGDRPENGRLVHLMFFAGASA
- a CDS encoding alkylphosphonate utilization protein, whose product is MSGGDDSYVYDEATGEWISAEDAAASAPAVEVRDSVGNLLADGDQVTLIKDLKVKGAGQTLKRGTLIKSIRLTGDEQEIDCRYEGIKGLVLRAEFVRKR
- a CDS encoding VOC family protein, giving the protein MPRSIRGAVHHIDLNVTDLEASRRVYGPVLEFLGYEQVKDSDGYEWDLKEPGDGRGASIGLRACDPAEAGHRHRRYAPGLHHLAWRAESREDVDRLHALLIRHGIPVLDPPAHYPQYSGDYYAVFFEDPDGMKLELVHAPGWI